From the Desulfovibrio sp. UIB00 genome, one window contains:
- a CDS encoding DnaA/Hda family protein produces the protein MLKNELRDILAQQKANDRGDWLESLTLCHEGDTLTVGFPHFYFAAWFKQQKRDLFEQALFSRFADKKLPQIVYEQPTLGHAQTWSLPHVEQKTADQNKQNFMVHTDPPAAPRIENDAFTAFIANAKNAFPLAVAKEIAERRADVAYNPFLLCGHSGTGKSHILRSMAATLAEGPTGSRVIISAAARFCADNPAWVRRPEIFWQQCDVLLLDDIQDIVGQSAWQRKLVSCMDACPRSAGQDGKPGQMVFACTGQPQALKALDERLRSRLESGLVVELMEPDLDVRMRYLQAMSKERHMNLTREQLLFIAQRCSQFRLLQGLLLKVAAFCSVTGCELSQADLENIVRTGVADKTPGCLEILGVVARAMNLRPEDVLGGKRRPDLVLARQVSMYICRRKLGLSYPELGRAFGGKDHSTVIYAIKKIKKILVSDKALQQLVTELELKAQ, from the coding sequence ATGCTGAAAAACGAGTTGCGGGACATACTGGCACAACAAAAGGCCAACGACAGGGGAGACTGGCTGGAATCCCTTACCCTGTGCCATGAAGGCGATACACTAACCGTTGGCTTTCCCCACTTTTATTTTGCCGCGTGGTTCAAGCAGCAAAAGCGCGATCTTTTTGAACAGGCGCTTTTCTCCCGCTTTGCCGACAAAAAGCTTCCGCAAATAGTATATGAACAGCCCACCCTGGGGCACGCGCAGACATGGTCGCTTCCACATGTTGAGCAAAAAACTGCCGATCAGAACAAACAAAATTTTATGGTGCACACGGATCCCCCCGCAGCGCCCAGAATTGAAAATGATGCTTTCACAGCATTTATTGCCAATGCAAAAAATGCCTTCCCCCTGGCTGTCGCCAAGGAGATAGCAGAAAGGCGCGCCGATGTGGCCTACAATCCCTTTCTGCTCTGCGGGCACAGCGGTACAGGCAAAAGCCATATTTTGCGATCCATGGCAGCCACCCTGGCAGAAGGGCCTACAGGCAGCCGCGTAATTATTTCTGCGGCTGCGCGCTTTTGCGCAGACAATCCGGCATGGGTGCGTAGGCCGGAAATTTTCTGGCAACAGTGCGATGTTCTGCTGCTTGACGATATTCAGGATATCGTCGGGCAGTCGGCCTGGCAACGCAAACTGGTATCCTGCATGGATGCTTGCCCGCGCAGCGCCGGGCAGGACGGCAAGCCTGGACAGATGGTCTTTGCCTGCACGGGTCAGCCACAGGCTCTCAAGGCTCTGGACGAACGTTTACGCTCACGCCTTGAAAGCGGGCTTGTGGTAGAACTCATGGAGCCTGACCTTGACGTGCGTATGCGCTACCTACAGGCCATGAGCAAAGAGCGGCACATGAACCTCACGCGGGAACAACTGCTGTTCATTGCCCAGCGCTGTTCGCAGTTTCGTCTGTTGCAGGGACTGCTGCTCAAGGTGGCGGCCTTTTGTTCCGTTACTGGTTGCGAATTGTCGCAGGCAGACCTTGAAAATATTGTACGCACGGGAGTGGCCGACAAGACGCCTGGCTGTCTGGAAATTCTTGGGGTTGTGGCCCGGGCCATGAATCTGCGGCCTGAAGATGTACTTGGCGGCAAACGCCGACCAGACCTCGTTCTGGCGCGGCAGGTTTCCATGTATATATGCAGGCGCAAGCTTGGTCTATCCTACCCGGAACTTGGGCGGGCATTTGGCGGCAAAGACCATAGCACTGTTATATATGCCATTAAAAAGATTAAGAAAATTCTAGTTAGTGACAAAGCGCTCCAACAACTAGTGACAGAACTGGAGCTCAAGGCACAATAG